Below is a genomic region from Sulfurovum riftiae.
AAGAATTTCCATGAACTCCCGACAAAAAGGAACATGACCATCAGGGTCGCTCCCAAAACCACCACCTGTCCCAGGTCTTTCTGAAAGATTGCGATGATCACTACAGCTGCAAGGAAAACGATGATGTAAGGCATGAACGAGCGCAGCTCTTCGATGAAGCCCATATGGTTCTTCTGTGAGAACTTTCGCGAAAAACTCCAGGCAAGAAAGAAGATGAACCCTACTTTGAAGAACTCCACAGGTGCCAGAGAGATCGGCCCGACATGGATCCATCGTTTGGCTCCTCCCACCGCTTTGACCAGGGAAGCCGGCATGAACTGCATGGCAAGCATCAAAAGGAAAAAGACCAGGAAGAGTGTCAGTCCGACAGGTGCGAACCATTTGTCCGGGTCCAGTTTGCTCAAAATGACCATCGAGGTGAATGCAATAAAAATAGAGATACTCTGCCTGAAGAAAAAGTGAAAATCACTGAAATGAAAATGCAGTACCGTATAGGTGGAAAGAGAGTAGCTCATCACCATTGAAAGCGTCAATAGTGCTATTACGGCTGCCAGTAAAGGTTTGTCAATCATTTCAATTCTTCGGTTATATTATATTAATTAGTATTTTAACGAATTTAATAGATAACTTTGTTAAAATTGCATATCATCTAGGGAATTTAATGAACAAAAATATAGAAAATCTGGCACTGCACCAAAGAAAGAACAAGATCACCTTTCTTTTCATCCTGCTTATCGTTGCCATAGCTATATTTTTATCGTCAGTGCTGAAGACCATTCTCTCAGAACGCCACATTCCCAGCCAGTTTGCCATACGCCATGACCGCTCTCTCAGAGGAGATATCATCTCGGCAGACGACTATACACTGAGCCGTTCGCAGAAAACCTACCAGGCAGTCATCCGGGGAGCAAGTATCGACCCGGCAAAACGTGAAGCATTCGTCCGGCTTTTCAGTATCTACAGCGGTATCCCGGAAGCAGAGGTCCTCAAAAAGTTCAAAGACAAAAAAGGACATGATATCCAGGGCAATATCGTCCTCGCCAGAGATATCACATTCAAGTCCGCCATGCAGCTTAAGGACCTTGCCTACAAACTAAGGAAACTGGGTGCCTTCAAGACCATCAAGACAGGCAGCGGTATCGAAGTGCTTTACGGATTGGACATCATTGAGAGTGGCGAGACACGGGAGTTTCCGCTCTCGGATGTCATGAGCCCTGTCCTCGGGTATGTCGGCAAAAAGCCGGAAGGACGCTACACCAGACCCGAAGGAAAAAAGGGACTTGAACGCAAATACGACAAGCATATCACCTCCAAAAAGAACGGCTACTTCAAAGGCGAGCGCGATGTGATCGCTTCGATCATCCATAACAAGAAGAGTATTCAGATGACACGTGTTGACGGCATGGACCTGCATTTGAACATTCCGCTGGCTTTCCAGCGCAGGGTCGAGCTGATGATAGACCAGATGAAAGCCAGCATCGATGCAGACGAGATCCTGGTCGGGGTGATGGAGAGCCATACAGGAAAAGTACTTGCCCTTGCCAGTACCGAACGCTACGACCCTAAGCACATTACACAAAAAGATATTCCTGCACTCAACCCGAAATTCTCGGAGTACCCCTATGAGGCCGGCTCAGTACTCAAACCCATCACCCTTGCCATTGCACTGGATCACAAAGTCGTGACACCCAATACCTGGTTCAATACTTACAACGGACGTATGAAGATCGGCAAACGGCGCACCA
It encodes:
- a CDS encoding peptidoglycan D,D-transpeptidase FtsI family protein, with protein sequence MNKNIENLALHQRKNKITFLFILLIVAIAIFLSSVLKTILSERHIPSQFAIRHDRSLRGDIISADDYTLSRSQKTYQAVIRGASIDPAKREAFVRLFSIYSGIPEAEVLKKFKDKKGHDIQGNIVLARDITFKSAMQLKDLAYKLRKLGAFKTIKTGSGIEVLYGLDIIESGETREFPLSDVMSPVLGYVGKKPEGRYTRPEGKKGLERKYDKHITSKKNGYFKGERDVIASIIHNKKSIQMTRVDGMDLHLNIPLAFQRRVELMIDQMKASIDADEILVGVMESHTGKVLALASTERYDPKHITQKDIPALNPKFSEYPYEAGSVLKPITLAIALDHKVVTPNTWFNTYNGRMKIGKRRTITDDEKFDSLTATNIIVHSSNVGISQISWKLTGQEFREGLLKFGLAKPSGIDLSRDLPGQVKSLRLLNNNMHRANSSYGYGMLVTFAQLFKAYSAFNNDGIAVTPRIVNYLADAEGNHYTLEPKVGDLKAVGKQAANQIHDILLEVVKRGTGVKAQYPGLEIGGKTGTAHIAKGGRYVREYHSSFYGFANDKEGHKYTIGVLVIRAKKYHKYFASQSAVPTFRRIVDTLVELDYLKPEGGKLDTLAPIKIDKPKEVNGTSQTGTQTKKPSINELFKMKPKPKKKKPKVKKKPKPKPPVRKPLKKEVIEELSAEDLF